A part of Chryseobacterium shigense genomic DNA contains:
- a CDS encoding S9 family peptidase → MKLYRFSLLMLVLGGSAIAQTQKFTMAEAVNGLRTNLAVKNISQFSWAADGKSYIQAVKGGYLITDLKTNKQDTLVSLTQLNRSFSDAKLKAVPQIKFTGNSNGYFNANDKMFWIEKSGNDWKVKTAASVDGNASNVKMFGDNQTFAFTVKNNLYVNKNGKTIAVTNDSDENIINGGSAVHRNEFGIDTGIFPAPNSEAVAFYRMDQTMVADYPVIDWSVTPAANHNIKYPMAGQKSHEVTLGVYNIKNQSTTFLTIEGEKDQYLTAITWSPDSKYIFVGVLNRGQNHLKMNQYDAATGNLVKTLFEETSDKYVEPQHPLTFFPNSNTDFIWQSQRTGYNHLFHYSLEKGLVAQITKGDWLVTDILGFNEKKKEIYFTSTKETPLEKHLYKINWASFKIQRMDDAAGVHTGILSSDGNYLYDTYSNAGTPRSVNIINTGTAKSTNILTADNTLKNYQRPEIKNVELKADDGTPLYGKIILPTDFDAGKKYPVIVYLYNGPHLQLVTNTFPASGNLWYEYMAQNGYIIFTMDGRGSANRGLKFEQAVFRNLGTTEMNDQMKGVDYLKSLPYVDAERMGIHGWSFGGFMTTSFMLRKPDVFKVGVAGGPVIDWKMYEIMYGERYMDTPQENPQGYATASLLDKVQNLKGKLLMIHGAQDDVVVWQHSVKFIKSAVDNGVQLDYFIYPGHPHNVIGKDRVHLMQKVTDYFDQYLKK, encoded by the coding sequence ATGAAATTATATAGATTTTCTTTATTGATGCTGGTTCTGGGTGGTTCCGCCATAGCACAGACCCAGAAATTTACAATGGCGGAGGCAGTAAACGGACTGAGAACCAATCTTGCCGTGAAAAATATATCCCAGTTTTCATGGGCTGCAGATGGTAAATCATATATCCAGGCTGTAAAAGGCGGATATCTGATCACCGATCTTAAAACGAATAAGCAGGATACCTTAGTGTCTTTAACCCAGCTGAACAGATCTTTTTCTGATGCTAAATTAAAAGCTGTGCCTCAGATCAAATTCACGGGTAATTCAAACGGCTATTTCAATGCAAATGATAAAATGTTCTGGATTGAAAAATCAGGAAACGACTGGAAGGTAAAAACAGCTGCTTCGGTGGATGGAAATGCTTCCAACGTGAAAATGTTCGGAGATAACCAGACTTTTGCTTTTACGGTAAAGAATAATTTATATGTCAATAAAAACGGAAAAACAATTGCTGTAACTAATGATTCTGATGAAAATATCATCAACGGAGGTTCAGCGGTCCACAGAAATGAATTCGGAATTGATACCGGAATTTTCCCGGCTCCCAATTCAGAAGCCGTAGCATTCTACAGGATGGACCAAACAATGGTGGCAGATTATCCTGTGATTGATTGGTCTGTGACACCTGCAGCAAACCATAACATCAAATACCCGATGGCGGGCCAGAAATCCCATGAAGTAACATTGGGAGTGTATAATATTAAAAATCAATCGACCACATTCCTTACAATTGAAGGTGAAAAAGATCAGTATCTAACGGCTATTACCTGGAGCCCGGATTCAAAGTATATTTTTGTGGGAGTCCTGAATCGTGGACAGAACCACTTAAAGATGAACCAGTACGATGCAGCTACAGGAAACCTGGTAAAAACTTTATTTGAAGAAACCAGCGATAAATATGTGGAGCCTCAGCATCCGCTTACTTTTTTCCCGAATTCCAATACGGATTTTATCTGGCAGAGTCAGAGAACAGGATATAATCACCTGTTTCACTACAGCCTTGAAAAAGGGCTGGTTGCCCAGATTACCAAAGGAGACTGGCTGGTAACGGATATTTTAGGCTTTAATGAAAAGAAAAAAGAAATCTATTTCACCTCTACAAAAGAAACGCCTCTTGAAAAACATTTATATAAGATCAACTGGGCAAGCTTCAAAATACAACGCATGGATGATGCAGCCGGTGTACACACAGGAATCCTGAGCAGTGACGGAAATTATCTGTATGATACCTACAGCAATGCCGGAACACCTAGATCTGTTAATATTATCAATACCGGAACGGCAAAATCAACCAACATTCTTACAGCTGACAATACACTGAAGAATTACCAGAGACCTGAAATTAAGAATGTTGAATTAAAAGCTGATGACGGAACTCCGCTTTATGGAAAAATCATCCTTCCGACAGACTTTGATGCAGGTAAAAAATATCCGGTTATCGTTTACCTCTACAATGGTCCGCACTTGCAACTAGTGACTAATACTTTCCCTGCCTCAGGAAATCTTTGGTACGAATATATGGCTCAGAATGGATACATTATTTTTACAATGGATGGAAGAGGTTCTGCCAACCGCGGACTGAAATTTGAGCAGGCTGTTTTCAGAAACCTGGGAACTACCGAGATGAACGACCAGATGAAAGGTGTGGATTATTTAAAATCCCTTCCTTATGTAGATGCTGAAAGAATGGGGATTCATGGATGGAGCTTTGGCGGATTCATGACTACAAGCTTTATGCTTCGTAAGCCGGATGTATTTAAAGTAGGAGTAGCGGGAGGTCCGGTAATCGACTGGAAGATGTATGAGATTATGTATGGTGAAAGATATATGGATACACCGCAGGAAAATCCTCAGGGATATGCCACAGCGAGTCTTCTGGATAAAGTTCAGAACTTAAAAGGAAAGTTACTGATGATCCACGGTGCACAGGACGACGTGGTGGTATGGCAGCATTCCGTCAAATTCATTAAATCTGCTGTAGACAATGGAGTACAGCTGGATTATTTTATATATCCGGGACATCCGCATAATGTAATCGGGAAAGACAGGGTTCACCTGATGCAGAAGGTAACGGATTATTTTGATCAGTATCTTAAAAAATAA